Within the bacterium genome, the region CAGTACCAGGGAGAGAGGATATTCCAACGATTGCCTATGAGGGGAGGGCAAATATACCAGAATTCTATATCGATGAAAAAGAATTTGAATGGGGGAGGGAAAGGTTAGAAAGAGAGAGGGAGAGACAGAGAGAATATGAGCGTTTACATCCTAAAGAAGGAGAATGCCGATACTTTCCTGAAGATAAAAAAAATCGCTATTATCTTAATGGCAAGTGGGTTGGTCAAGGTGAAGGAGAAGATTATTGGCAACAGCACTGGGAAAATTCATATTTAAAAGGGAATTGTGATATTGAATTAGCTCAAGAGATAGATAAGATACCAGGACTAACAGGTCGTGAGAAGGTAGGAAGATATGAAGAGGAACATAAAAAGCGACCACCTAAAACTACCTACGAACTTCCACCACCACCCGAAGGATACAAAAGTTGGGATGAATTTCGAGAACATCAAATAAAAGAGTGGTGGCAAAATGAAGGAATAAAAAAAATAGAAGAATTAAGGAAGAATTGGAAACAAGAACCTGTAACGACTGGCACTCCTACCTCTTTGCCAAAGTTAGATGAGGAAGAAGAAAGGAAAGGAAAAGAAGAGAGTGAGATGGAAGAGACTTTAGCAAAATAGATCCTTGAAAGGAACAGATAGAGAATGAAAGGATTGTATCAATTAATAATTATTACCTTAATATTGTTGTCAGCATCAACAAGCTATGGTGTAAAAGTTTACATCTGTGGTACGGTGGCAGATACATATATTTGTGAGGGAGCTCCAAATACTAATAATGGAGCTCATACATCATTGCGATTAGGTTACCATACTCAATGGAAAGAATATCGAGTATTGGTTAAATTTGACTTATCTGCAATTCCACCAAAAGAAAGGATTGCATACGCTGGTATAGGTCTTTGGTATTATGGCTGAAATTAGTAAATAATGCTTGACAAATTTTAA harbors:
- a CDS encoding DNRLRE domain-containing protein, yielding MKGLYQLIIITLILLSASTSYGVKVYICGTVADTYICEGAPNTNNGAHTSLRLGYHTQWKEYRVLVKFDLSAIPPKERIAYAGIGLWYYG